AGAAAGTGACTTGTTGTCGATTAGACCGCTAGGTGCAGGGCAAGAAGTAGGAAGGTCATGTATTATGCTGGAATTCAAAGGCAAAAAGATAATGTTGGATTGCGGTATCCATCCTGGATTGTCTGGAATGGATGCGTTACCATTCGTAGATTTAGTAGAAGCAGACGAAATTGATTTGCTATTAATTTCTCACTTTCATTTGGACCACTGCGGAGCATTGCCATGGTTCTTGCAAAAGACAAGTTTTAAAGGACGATGCTTCATGACACATGCCACCAAAGCTATTTATCGTTGGCTGTTGTCTGATTATATTAAAGTTAGCAATATTGCTACGGAACAGATGTTGTATACGGAATCTGATCTAGAGACCAGTATGGATAAGATAGAAACGATTAATTTCCATGAAGAGAAGGATGTGTTCGGAATTAAATTTTGGGCGTATAATGCTGGACATGTATTGGGCGCTGCTATGTTTATGATAGAAATAGCAGgtgttaaaattttatatactgGAGATTTTAGTCGACAAGAAGACAGACATTTAATGGCTGCTGAAATTCCTAATATTCATCCGGACGTCTTAATTACTGAATCTACTTATGGCACGCATATACATGAAAAAAGGGAGGATCGTGAAGGAAGATTTACAAATTTAGTTCATGAAATTGTCAATAGAGGAGGAAGATGTTTAATACCTGTGTTTGCATTGGGCAGAGCACAAGAACTATTGCTTATTCTGGATGAGTATTGGAGCCAACATCCCGAACTTCATGAAATTCCCATATATTATGCCTCCTCATTAGCAAAAAAATGTATGGCCGTCTATCAAACTTACGTGAACGCAATGAACGACAAAATTAGGAGACAAATAGCTATTAACAATCCTTTTGTGTTCAAACATATTTCTAACTTAAAAGGTATCGATCATTTTGAAGACATTGGGCCATGCGTAGTAATGGCTTCTCCTGGTATGATGCAAAGCGGCTTGTCAAGAGAATTATTTGAATCTTGGTGTACAGATGCCAAAAATGGAGTTATAATAGCTGGTTATTGCGTTGAAGGAACACTGGCTAAAACTATTTTATCGGAACCAGAAGAAATCACAACCATGTCTGGGCAGAAGTTACCACTGAAAATGTCTGTCGATTACATATCATTTTCTGCGCACACAGACTATCAACAGACTTCGGAATTTATACGCATATTAAAGCCGCCACATGTTGTGCTGGTACATGGAGAACAAAATGAAATGGGAAGATTAAAAGCTGCTTTACAAAGAGAGTACGAAGACGATCCTAATACAACAATGGAGATACATAATCCTAGAAATACTGTAGCTGTGGAATTATACTTCAGAGGAGAGAAAACTGCTAAAGTAATGGGCACATTGGCAATGGAAACTCCAAAAACAGGACAAACATTGTCCGGAGTtttagtgaaaagaaatttcaatTATCATATGTTAGCACCTTGCGATTTGTCCAAATATACAGATATGAGTATGAGTCAAGTTATTCAAAGACAAAGCGTATATTTTTCGGCATCGTTACCAGTACTGAAACATCTTTTAATACAAATCGCTGGAAATTTAGAAGTGGTCGACGATAAAAAGTTGCGTGTCTTTAAAAATATCGATGTTACGATAGATGGGAAAATTGTTACTATGGAGTGGATTGCGACACCGGTAAATGATATGTACGCAGATTCTGTTTTGACTGCAATACTTCAAGCTGAAATGATGGAGCAGCCACCAAAAGTACTACCAGCTCCTACGAAAATGGATAGAATGCATTTTAAGGAATGTTTAATAGAAATGTTACAAGAAATGTTCGGCGAAGATTCtgtccccaaaatttttaaagGAGAGAAACTCTATGTGACGGTCGATGGGAAAAAAGCACATatagatttattaaatttagAAGTGACTAGCAAGGAAGACGAAACTTTTCAACAAATAGTACAAACAGCAGTAACTAAACTACATCAATCTTTGGCCCCGCCTTGTGATACAATCTAAAAGatagtattttttcaattatttgtaAAGCAACACGTTTGTTTATAAGATTACTCTAATTATAAAAGTACACAATGTTAAGTAATTAAGTCGTTTCATTTACTCTATAACTGATTGATATGATACAGATTACAttatttgtacatttttataGATACAATAGTATAATTTATGTATAAAAGTATAAAAGATTCATTggtatttaacccttagcagttgAATGATAACTCTGAGGCGCTACTAAAAATTGcaacattattcaaaataatgaaataatgaaTCACtgatttaggtattgtatgaaggtcggaagaaatttttcattttcgagttaaaatagttccaagtgcaaaggattaaatatttttcatacaaCACTTGTAAACTTTGTGTTACATTCAATATCTGCCTTCGCTAATCTGTACATACAAATTCCatgtaatatttataaaattattctgTTCGATTCCGTAAAAAtacagtaaataaatatacattatttatacaagtaaaatatgaaattcattATCTTAAACTATAactacaataaatataatacaataaatataacattataaatagtaaatatctaAAACATGATTAATTGGGAAAGTTATGTTTAAAAACGCATTCGTATAAATGTAAAATACTAAAGATTGTACTCTGTAAGATCTCCCCATGCTGGACCAACTTTGAGTTTTATCGGTAACGGTACAGCAAGTTGGCATACTTGTTCCATTGATTCTTTTATTATTGTCGCAACTTGTTGTAAATCGTTTATGTTCACCTAAAACGAAATAATTTGAGAAACTGTAGACTaaaatataagataagatttgTAACCGTCCGGATTGATCATCATTTTGTGTCTTGTTTAATCAAAGTATTGCAAAGTTAATACAGTTTTGTTTAATGCTTACCTCGTATAGTAGTTCATCGTGAATCTGTAATACCAAGTAACCACCTCTTTGTAGTGGATCCTTGCTACTACTTCTCAATTTGCGTTTAAGATTAACAGTAGGCATAATAGCTGTTGAAGTTGGAAATTCAAATCGCATTCTTTCTTCAATATTGACCATTGCTTTTTTTGCAATGTCTGCTGCTGAACCTTGCACTTTAGTGTTCACTGCTTGACGTTCTGCTTGAGCtatgaatttattaatagataGTAAAGTAACCATTACCACAATTTATAAAGTAGAACTATCTTTCATTGATAATAATTAAtgctattattagactgcggatctttatgcatttatagcaaaattgtgtagatgaaattgaaaattgttggaaaattttaaaaattgaagatgtcaatatatgattccccctctattaaaatcattaagggaagaaataacatgggATTTGGTTTCTatatcttgcaatcgatgcagacaatgtttattttgcataaagatccgcagtctagctattaTTAAAGAAAGGACTTTACATTTTTCTGCTAGATTAGAACTTGTTAAACCGGGAAGCATTCTTCGCCTTTCTAGAATAGTCGTTACATATCCATTTGCACGTGCCTCTTCGTGCACACTATTTAACCATTTCGATATACGTGGGTATGCGTTCATGAAAGATTCCAAAAATTCTTTTGCATCAGTTTCATCTACAGATAAATTTTCTGCAAGTGTTCTCACTCCCATACCGTAGATCATTCCATAACATAGTTGCTTCGTATGTTGACGCATTTTATCATCGACctgttaaaaatttgttaaaatatatCTAATAGATAGTgaatataatattttgtttttcCTCCCCCCACGTACTTGATCTTCGGATACATGGTTCCAGGTTgctgcaatatttttaaaaatatccccTGGCTTCCTCATAATGTTGCACAATGTCACATCTTTAGAGAAATGGGCCAATATTCTCAGTTCAAGTTGACAGTAATCTGCTGACAACATAATATTTCCTATAGCTGGTACGAATGCCATACGGACACTTATCACAAAGCTATTATCCACGGAATTAAAGTCCTTTggaatattttgtaaatttggTTCATGCATTGACACTCGACCAGTCAATGTGCTCGTAACACAATTGCCATGAATTCGAGAGCTGGATTGAGCCAGATTTAAAATTGGATTAATAATCTGTAGTACAAAACACAATTTAGTTAATTTAGTACATAAAATTTTATAGTATGTTTTATAGGAGAATAGCTGTATCTCTTCAAAGTATTTTATACACATACTTTCGACTGGGTTGCACTTAATTTACGCCATGATATAACAAGCTTGGCTATAGGATGATCAGATTGCTctaatacagctttattaacaCTCATTTTTTTCCCTTTATACAGACCTAAAACCTAAACAATTCAACAATTATATCAAAATATTCTAAATAGATTGAATATATTTTAAGCGTACAAATATTAACAAACCTTTCCAACTTCCTTAGACgataagaaattcaattttcttcctGCTAATACATACGATTGTTCTTCTAAAGATATTATTTCTTGATGGATAGCAGAGGATAAATCTTGTAACGATTTTAAAGATACACCCAAACCAGTTAACTCCATACAAGCCAGTAGAATTACTGTTTTCATTTCAATATCTAAAGTGGTATTTAATATTTCGTTAGTATAAGAAAGCttgagaaataatttattaaaattacatattaataacaataaacTATGGTAACGATTACCTTTAAATGTATACAATAACGTTGGACTTATTTGTTCTAATTTATCTAGAAGAATATCTAATATATGCCACGTAAGTACAGTTTCTGCAGATGCTCTAAATTCCCCAGGTATCGagcttttaatatttaatccggGTCCTGTATCAGAACAAGCATCTACTCGTTTTACTATAAAACATCCTTGTGGAAAATATTCTTTTACCTATTTACGAGATAAACATTTTTCAATACATATATACTGTACTCATTATAAAAGATAATATTCAAAATTAGTTCTAACGGGCATTCATATATTTTaccatttcattgaaatttttttcGTCAACATTGCTATCATGCAACCAACTTGCTACTTTTGGGTCCAAAAATTTGCAATTTGCAACAATACCGCAACACTCGTACAAGATTTTAAATGTGTCCTTAGTTGCAAAGCATTTTATATACAAATGTGTATTAGTAAGTATCTCTTTTAATAGCTTCATTTGCTCCTTGCCTGGGACTTTTAGATCTGAAAAATGATTATTTCAGTGATTATGcagaaagaaaaattgatacAGATATAACGTTACATACCCTGTTCGTTACCAAAAGAGATATAATATGCAATATTACTTTCCCAAGAAATAGCGGCACCACACACTTTCCTATTTTCATGAACATAATTTTCTTGCTTTTTAGATCTTTTTTTTCTGTCGGCAATGGTTGAGTTGACAATTTTAGAGCCAATAGCATATGCATCGTTGTTATACAATTCACAATTTAAAGCCAAACCAATGTATCTTCTTTGCATTACTTCGcgtttgaataaattaaatgtcCCCCTATCACTTCcaacttttataatatttaacgtATTCCAATGAATTTTCTCGTTCATATTACTTACAACTTTAGGTTTGGGACATGTTTCAACCATTTTTTGCGTTCTTTTTATGCCAATTTTGGATTTCTGTAAGACCTTCCCAGATTTCATTGGGGTATCCTCATCTGAATTTGAAATTACACTATCGGTGCTACAATCtttataaattaatacattGTTCAATGATGGtttaatattatgtttttcaatttctattgcatTTGAAACAGGAGTAGAGTATTTTTTTGTAGCATTGCTCGATAGAGGATTGAAAAGTTTTTGCGCGTTTGGCTTTTTCTTTTCGGAATCCAATTTACTTCTTATTTTAATACTTGTAGTAGGTGTGTGCGTATTTTGTGATGCGACTACGATATCGTCTGAATCTGATTTGTTTGAATCTGCCGATAATGTCCGGTTTTTGCTGAACAGAATGACTTTTGTAACAGGCGATTTCTCCACATTATCTTTAAGTTTACGCTTCAGTGACACCTTCTTCAAATTATCAGAAGTGTTTGAACATTTCTCAttatatttctttttcatttctggCGTAGAATGGTTTATACCAGCACATTCTTTAATCTGCTGTAAGTTTATATTTTCTATGTTTTTTATATTACACTTGATCGATTTATCCGCAgtatttttttcattaattttattcaactttTCCGGTAATTTATTTGATTCGTTCCACGAATCATCTTTCCATGAAATTATGTTTGGTTTTGTTTGCGAAATTATAAAATTCGTTGAATTTTTGTTTACGTTTGTAAGATTTGCATCCTGTTCAATTAGTATTTCTGTACATATGTTTTTAGTAGCTTGTACATTTGTTTCTCTTTTATCCTCTGTTATTGGTTTGAATTCGGACAGTCTAGAATCTTCAAATTCAGAGAAATGTATAGAATCAATGATGttttgttcgagaacgttacacattTGCGTATCAAGATTTAAACTATCACCGAATAGACTAGGACTTCTTGAAACTCTTTGTTTAGCGTTATCTTCAAAATTGGATGTTCGGATAATGTTATTCATATTTATCTCATCcgagatttttatttttcttgatGGTACGTTATTTGAATTTTGTAagctttgtttatttattgaatgattaataatagtattatgAGTTTTATTTTTTCTAGGTTCCTTACAACTGATCAAAGAATCGCTATCCCTTTTCCTTTGTGAATCACATGCAATTTTTGGACTACTGTCTTCGAAAAAATCAAAGGAAAATTTTCCATTTGGTGATTCGGAAAAATCTGGAATTTCTAATTGCAATAATTGATCGGTAAGTTTTATGTCATCATTGTTTGTTTCTTGAACTAAATTGGTCTCCACATTACATCTCGTATCTTTAACATTTTCTGTTACATTTGGATTAATATTGGACTTTGCATCTTCATTCAACTTATTACTTAACAATTCTTCACACTGATAAACAGAATCAGTATGTTTTTCTTCAAGTTTAATGTTTGCTAGAACTTCAATTTCTGAATTATTACTTGTAGTAATGTCAATATTTGTAGTTTGTAGAATTGTATGTTTATCATTTTGAAATGTACTTTGTTGTATGCATGGATTAGTTACACTGTGAGATTCATTTGTGGTAATGGACTGTTCGTTTTGTTTCCATGACATATCATGCAGTCCTAATTCGTtctgtaattaaataaaaatattataacgtTGTTAAATAATTTAGGAGCAGTTAactaatattaataacaataattataTACCTGAACTAGTAATCTGGCTTCATGCACTAACATTACTGCAGCTTCATGTGGTGTCAAACCATCTTTTCCAGTTACAAATACAGTCCTCATTTTATTTCGTTTTACTGCTTCCGATTCATGCTCTCCATCTTGTTCTTTTTCACTAATATACAATTTTGGTGAAttgataatatttaaaaatattaacccttCCGACCCGACGGAGGTACGCCGTCTGTCTCCTCGCACCGCCGACGACGTACTGTTTTCGCGAATTGATTTCAtatctttatatttataaataaaaatcaaaaaatgatggAATAAGATATTAACTGTTTTTATTTAAGATATGTATCGTAGACTCATAAAAAGACGAAAATTCATCATGTTGTCTTAGGACGTACACCGTACGTCGTTCGTCCGCATACGATAGATCGTTAGGACGTGTACCGTACGTCCTTTGGATCGGAAGGGTCAATTAAATCATTAAAGGTCAAGTATTGCATCATTATTTGTACCATACCTTTCGAAGGGCAGAGCTTTATAAAGTGCACGTTCAACGTCAAGGTCATTGGCAACTGCTAAATCTGCTACGCTTGTAATTCCTTGTTTGTAAAGACTTCTAGCACGAAGTCCATTCAACATTGGAAGCCGTAACAAGTCTAGCAATTCTCTGCACACGCCAAATTGTAAACGTGTTTGAAATTGGGAGACCAATAATTCCATGCAGTCCCAACTCAGTTGTTTGCAAAATTGTGTGACCATTCCTAGACAGAGATTCGAAGTGTGACATTACTGGTATCTTTTAACTTTCCTTGTAACGAATTAAGGATCAGGAAATATTACCAGCAAAAGTAGCAGCCGATTGTTGTAAGCTTTGAAGAACTCCTCGACAACAACCATATTTCTTGCAAACTACGTTAAGAGGAACTTCGCGTACTAAATCGTGTAAAGCTAACGCAGTGTAAAATCGTTTGTGTATACTGAGCTGAAAATAGAATGTAAGAGTACAATGTAAGTCCACCAATTttgaacaatttaatgattgatGTATTAGTTAACGGATAATTTACTAATTTTCCTGGTCGTACGATGCCTTTAACAGCTGATGTTAGAAAGCGTTCTTCTACGCCAACAAGTTGGCCAACTCTTCGTTCACTTTCGGAAAGCAATTTCCACAATTCCAAGAAGGTCATCCAATCGATTCTTCCAATTTGACTTCCAGAACTGAGAGGTGTAACTAAATACACTACATGCAATTCCGTATCCAGAACGAAACACCGTCTTGCTTTTTGTAGCTCTTCAAGTAAAAACAAACCATCTTTGGGCGGTATTGACGCAGCCAAACATGCTTTCCCGAAAGCAGTAGCCACCCATCTATGATCTTCTTCAGTTTTTTGTAATCTAGCAGATGGtacaatttttgtataaatataaacatttgagTTACTGCAAATACTTATAGTAATACAGATTAAAACACCTACAATAAGAATTCATTatctattaaaaattgaattgccTCGTTTGAAGGCTTCTTTGTGCTATGTTCATTGCACAAATGTATTAAAGTACATTTAATGTACAGTTCAAGATCTAATGGAGTATATACAACTTCGCTAGCTATAGCTTCTAAAAGAGCTCGAATTAAAGGTCCTGGGTCTTCAAGACACGACACAATTGGTTCCAAAGCAGCCGATAATAGTGATTCAGCTGCCTTTCGTTCATTTGGTTTACACACGAGTATGCTTTCTCCTATATTACAAAACGGTAACATTAAATAATGTACTCTTACATggtcaaatgtataataatacgatttaagagggtagactcgtttccatgattgcaagggtgcgggttgcgccttctcatttctcgattatgcaaagatggggtttttcagtagtcaaaagagcGCTAGAACAaacatcaatctaggccgcgatcgccctcaaaagtcctatttttatgtttacgagccgtaatttgcattattcggcagctttatgaaaatagctacatgcgcagtgtatatttccgaataatgcaaattacgcctcataaacgtaaatATAGGACTTtttagggcgatcgcggcctagattgatgttTGATCTAGCgctcttttgactactgaaaaaccccattttgcataatcgagaaataagaaggcgcaacccgcacccttgcattcctggaaaaacgagtctacccctttaaCCATACCTGCTGTATCTTTCCCCATTCTGCCTGCTCGACCTATCATCTGTCTATAGGTAAGACTATCCAATAATCTACTACCAAACATTGGAGACCTAACAATTACTCTTCGAGCTGGTAAATTTACACCACTACTTAAGGTTGACGTTGCTACAAGCACTCTTAAAGATCCTGATCTGAAATGATTAGTAATAGATTATAACAAAATCTGAATCAGTACTCCGAAATGTGTCCCATTTTGCGTAGAATGActataaataagtaaaatagTTACCTGAAAGATCCTTCTATAATATCACGTTCATCCATAGTAAGACCAGCATGATGAAAAGCAATTCCAAAGGAAACTGTGTGTTTCAGTACATTGTCCAAACCTGTTGGGCTACGCTTTAATTGCTCTAATGTTTCAGAGATTAATGTAGGATTTAATTGGTGCCTTAGAATTGCACCAAGCGGTGTATTTTCTCGACCTAAAAAATAGAATGTATATTagtttttaaataatggttCCTATAAACTAATAGACATGACACTGTCGTTAACTGTTGATAACAAACctaatttgaaaaatgcagcTGCTATCTGCTCAGCTAACTTTTCACACCAATTTTTGGTTGAACAAAAGATCAGCACGCTGTGACCATCTGATATTGTTTCAATGCATAAGTGAAGAATATCATCTGTATCTGAAGTAATCTCTGGCATTGGTATTAAAGTTCTAACGAGGCACAatttattatcataaacgttttTATCAATCTAAAACGttaaaatatttacattaattttaaCTGACATAAGCTTTTTGTTTACTTTCATTACAAAGTACCTTGCACTGTTCATTTAAAGGTATGGGTCTAAAGTCTGTCTTATACAGTTCTGCATCTAACCACTCTGCTAAGAGTGACAAATTTGGAAGTGTTGCAGACATACCAATCAATTGTATATTAACATTTTCATCTCTGTAACAGAACAAAACAAGAATGTATACCAACAACAATTTATTATCATCATCGTCACGCGTTgataatataattgtttatttattctgtaagaatCAGTGCCAGATTAACCAATAGACAAATAATTCAAATGTCTAGGGTCCAGCTTCAGTACATAAAACAATaaacaacaaatttatatcgaaattaaatgaatatatatatttttcactgtACACTTCTTGttatttaagatttatttagaagCAACTTGTTGGAGCTTCAATTTTGTCTAGGACCCGCTAGAGGCTTAATCTGGCAATGGCAAGAATGATGTGCTTATTAAATTAGATAATTAGTAAAGAAGAATTTGTTGATTTTAATTACCTAAGAgtcatatattttaattttgttagAAGTAATTCCAGAAGGTATCCTCGATTCGGGTCTCCAACAAGGTGTAATTCATCAATTACTACGGCTcctaaatttattaattcattttctTCCATTAAACGATTTACTAGAGAATTTGCTTTTTCAATAGTTGCAATTGCAATTTGTGTAGCTGCAAATCCTCCAGGAGGAGCTACACCTCCCATAAATCCCTCAACTCTAACACCACTGTCAGACAATAGATCCTGTCAAGTTTAATTTATTGATTAGAAACGCACAAGACTTTAAATTGAAGTGTTAAAGTAAACAGAAGATCTTACTTGAAAGTAGTACATTTTCTCTCGGACAACAGATACAaagggcaaaataaaaattactttctttcttctttctagaACAGTTTTTATCATAAGAATCTCTGCTACTAATGTTTTTCCTGCAGATGTTGGCGCAGAGTATACAAGATTACGTTTCTCTTCCATAACTTTATGGTTTGTTAAACATTCCAATTGCCACTTGAACATTTCTTTTACCCCTCGTGCTTCATATTTCtagaaaatgcaatttttctttTCACATTA
This genomic stretch from Lasioglossum baleicum chromosome 4, iyLasBale1, whole genome shotgun sequence harbors:
- the Cpsf73 gene encoding cleavage and polyadenylation specificity factor 73, whose protein sequence is MSVKRKPDTQVPAEESDLLSIRPLGAGQEVGRSCIMLEFKGKKIMLDCGIHPGLSGMDALPFVDLVEADEIDLLLISHFHLDHCGALPWFLQKTSFKGRCFMTHATKAIYRWLLSDYIKVSNIATEQMLYTESDLETSMDKIETINFHEEKDVFGIKFWAYNAGHVLGAAMFMIEIAGVKILYTGDFSRQEDRHLMAAEIPNIHPDVLITESTYGTHIHEKREDREGRFTNLVHEIVNRGGRCLIPVFALGRAQELLLILDEYWSQHPELHEIPIYYASSLAKKCMAVYQTYVNAMNDKIRRQIAINNPFVFKHISNLKGIDHFEDIGPCVVMASPGMMQSGLSRELFESWCTDAKNGVIIAGYCVEGTLAKTILSEPEEITTMSGQKLPLKMSVDYISFSAHTDYQQTSEFIRILKPPHVVLVHGEQNEMGRLKAALQREYEDDPNTTMEIHNPRNTVAVELYFRGEKTAKVMGTLAMETPKTGQTLSGVLVKRNFNYHMLAPCDLSKYTDMSMSQVIQRQSVYFSASLPVLKHLLIQIAGNLEVVDDKKLRVFKNIDVTIDGKIVTMEWIATPVNDMYADSVLTAILQAEMMEQPPKVLPAPTKMDRMHFKECLIEMLQEMFGEDSVPKIFKGEKLYVTVDGKKAHIDLLNLEVTSKEDETFQQIVQTAVTKLHQSLAPPCDTI
- the Dnapol-theta gene encoding DNA polymerase theta, whose product is MHSLNKMPSFGDDTLQACVQAEVKNMNIVYNESNMEKYFKDNTFLSKEINKSNDVVAIHSKQNNILNTLINLKTSINQDHPSLNKLQQDVGKISQSSSKIGASNKLEIKSTTLFKKKYNLCTVNKENININNTKCEVSLNSNTTDLLLKQSEKSTLADTHNNDNSRKYDVANNITENATNSNLSKSDIIKSGMENSTEIHPSISTIGTQDRYKLASWGLPPNILQKYEARGVKEMFKWQLECLTNHKVMEEKRNLVYSAPTSAGKTLVAEILMIKTVLERRKKVIFILPFVSVVREKMYYFQDLLSDSGVRVEGFMGGVAPPGGFAATQIAIATIEKANSLVNRLMEENELINLGAVVIDELHLVGDPNRGYLLELLLTKLKYMTLRDENVNIQLIGMSATLPNLSLLAEWLDAELYKTDFRPIPLNEQCKIDKNVYDNKLCLVRTLIPMPEITSDTDDILHLCIETISDGHSVLIFCSTKNWCEKLAEQIAAAFFKLGRENTPLGAILRHQLNPTLISETLEQLKRSPTGLDNVLKHTVSFGIAFHHAGLTMDERDIIEGSFRSGSLRVLVATSTLSSGVNLPARRVIVRSPMFGSRLLDSLTYRQMIGRAGRMGKDTAGESILVCKPNERKAAESLLSAALEPIVSCLEDPGPLIRALLEAIASEVVYTPLDLELYIKCTLIHLCNEHSTKKPSNEAIQFLIDNEFLLLQKTEEDHRWVATAFGKACLAASIPPKDGLFLLEELQKARRCFVLDTELHVVYLVTPLSSGSQIGRIDWMTFLELWKLLSESERRVGQLVGVEERFLTSAVKGIVRPGKLLSIHKRFYTALALHDLVREVPLNVVCKKYGCCRGVLQSLQQSAATFAGMVTQFCKQLSWDCMELLVSQFQTRLQFGVCRELLDLLRLPMLNGLRARSLYKQGITSVADLAVANDLDVERALYKALPFESEKEQDGEHESEAVKRNKMRTVFVTGKDGLTPHEAAVMLVHEARLLVQNELGLHDMSWKQNEQSITTNESHSVTNPCIQQSTFQNDKHTILQTTNIDITTSNNSEIEVLANIKLEEKHTDSVYQCEELLSNKLNEDAKSNINPNVTENVKDTRCNVETNLVQETNNDDIKLTDQLLQLEIPDFSESPNGKFSFDFFEDSSPKIACDSQRKRDSDSLISCKEPRKNKTHNTIINHSINKQSLQNSNNVPSRKIKISDEINMNNIIRTSNFEDNAKQRVSRSPSLFGDSLNLDTQMCNVLEQNIIDSIHFSEFEDSRLSEFKPITEDKRETNVQATKNICTEILIEQDANLTNVNKNSTNFIISQTKPNIISWKDDSWNESNKLPEKLNKINEKNTADKSIKCNIKNIENINLQQIKECAGINHSTPEMKKKYNEKCSNTSDNLKKVSLKRKLKDNVEKSPVTKVILFSKNRTLSADSNKSDSDDIVVASQNTHTPTTSIKIRSKLDSEKKKPNAQKLFNPLSSNATKKYSTPVSNAIEIEKHNIKPSLNNVLIYKDCSTDSVISNSDEDTPMKSGKVLQKSKIGIKRTQKMVETCPKPKVVSNMNEKIHWNTLNIIKVGSDRGTFNLFKREVMQRRYIGLALNCELYNNDAYAIGSKIVNSTIADRKKRSKKQENYVHENRKVCGAAISWESNIAYYISFGNEQDLKVPGKEQMKLLKEILTNTHLYIKCFATKDTFKILYECCGIVANCKFLDPKVASWLHDSNVDEKNFNEMVKEYFPQGCFIVKRVDACSDTGPGLNIKSSIPGEFRASAETVLTWHILDILLDKLEQISPTLLYTFKDIEMKTVILLACMELTGLGVSLKSLQDLSSAIHQEIISLEEQSYVLAGRKLNFLSSKEVGKVLGLYKGKKMSVNKAVLEQSDHPIAKLVISWRKLSATQSKIINPILNLAQSSSRIHGNCVTSTLTGRVSMHEPNLQNIPKDFNSVDNSFVISVRMAFVPAIGNIMLSADYCQLELRILAHFSKDVTLCNIMRKPGDIFKNIAATWNHVSEDQVDDKMRQHTKQLCYGMIYGMGVRTLAENLSVDETDAKEFLESFMNAYPRISKWLNSVHEEARANGYVTTILERRRMLPGLTSSNLAEKSQAERQAVNTKVQGSAADIAKKAMVNIEERMRFEFPTSTAIMPTVNLKRKLRSSSKDPLQRGGYLVLQIHDELLYEVNINDLQQVATIIKESMEQVCQLAVPLPIKLKVGPAWGDLTEYNL